A stretch of DNA from Rheinheimera sp. MMS21-TC3:
CTGTTTTACGATCTATGCTAACGCGCGCTTCAATTTCGCCGCCATTTTTCTTTTTAGTTGCTGCTGCTAATGCAAACTCTAACGCTTGAAAAATCTTTTCTCTTGGCACGGATTTTTCGTTAGAAACTGCATCAACAACTAATAATATTTCTTTTGCCATTGTTTGTTGCCTCGATTTGCCCCGGTAACTTAAAAAACAGCTACCACGTTCGCTTTATCAATATTATCCATCAGCAAACGATAGGGTTTGCCATCTACTTCCACTATCAACATATCGTCTTCAATAGCTGCTAGTATGCCTTTAAACTTGCGTCTGCCATCTTGTGGAATCGCCAATTTAACTTCAATCTTTTGTCCTACTACCGCTGCATAATGAGCAGGGATGAACAAAGGACGGTCTAAACCTGGTGAAGATACTTCCAGTAAATATTCAGTTTGAATTGGATCTTCAACATCTAACACAGCACTAACTTCACGACTAACGACTGCACAGTCTTCTACGTTCACACCATCAGCGTGATCTATATATATTCGTAATGTCGAATGACGGCCAGCTTGCACAAGCTCTAAACCTAATAACTCAAAGCCATTAGCTTCAACAGTTGGTCGTAGCAAATCAGTCAGTTTTTGTTCTTGCCTAGTCAAAAAGACCTCCAAAACACACCTTGTGCAAGCTAAATTGGCAGCATTCACCAGTAGGGATTGCACAAATAAAAAAGGGCTTAGCGCCCATTACTTTGTAAAACACAGTCTGCAGATACGAAAACGCCCCGAGCTAGCGGGGCGAAGAAGCATCCTATCAATAAACATATCGCCAATGTTTATTGAAAATAAAGTTGGTTGCGGAAGCTGGATCCCTGACCTTCGCACCGCGGTTATAAAGAGGAGCCCGAGGGCTTTCTATATAACTTTTGCAAACTAAATTGGTTGCGGGAGCCGGATTTGAACCGACGACCTTCGGGTTATGAGCCCGACGAGCTACCAGGCTGCTCCATCCCGCGTCCGTAATAGGCAGCTATTATATAGCGCTACGCATTTTATGGCAAGCTTAGACTGCCTAAAGTCTGTATTTAATGGTGCCGAGAGCGGGACTTGAACCCGCACGTCCGAAGACACTACCCCCTCAAGATAGCGTGTCTACCAATTTCACCACCTCGGCTCACTAAAAGGGTTAATTTCCGACAGGAATATCACTAACAGGTTCTTGTTTAACTGGCTCAACTTGCTCAGTTACCGGCACAGATAAATCTTGCCATTCATCAACTTTCTTAGTTTGACCCGCAGTATAATTACCTAAAATAATGCTGACAACAAAAAACACTGTTGCTAATAAAGTTGTTGTTTTAGTTAAAAAGTTACCAGTACCAGAAGAACCAAATACGGTTGCTGATGCACCGGCTCCAAAAGCTGCACCCATATCGGCACCTTTACCATGTTGAATTAACACTAATCCAATTAAGCTCATGGCGACTAATAAATACACTACAATTAAAATTTCGTACATGCTTATTCCTGTGCACTACTGCAAATTTGCGCAAATTCTGCTGCTTTAAGGCTAGCACCACCAACTAATGCGCCGTTTATATCTGGCTGGGCAAACAAGGCTGAACAATTTTCGCCATTTACGCTGCCACCGTATAATAATTTTATTTCCGTTGCTGCTATGGAATCTAGTTGAGCTAAATGCGCACGGATAAAAGCATGTGTTGCTTGTGCTTGTTCCGGAGACGCTGACTCACCTGTTCCTATTGCCCAGATTGGCTCATAGGCGATTACTGATTTTGCTAGCAATTCGGGCTGCGAAGCATACACTGCATCAAGTTGCTGCGCAAGAACCTGCTCGGTTTTTTCTTGCTGTCGCTGCTGTATTGTTTCACCAATACAAAGAATAGGTGTTAACCCAGCCTGTACAGCAGTATTAACTTTTGCTGCAATCAGC
This window harbors:
- the rimP gene encoding ribosome maturation factor RimP, translated to MTRQEQKLTDLLRPTVEANGFELLGLELVQAGRHSTLRIYIDHADGVNVEDCAVVSREVSAVLDVEDPIQTEYLLEVSSPGLDRPLFIPAHYAAVVGQKIEVKLAIPQDGRRKFKGILAAIEDDMLIVEVDGKPYRLLMDNIDKANVVAVF
- the secG gene encoding preprotein translocase subunit SecG, which translates into the protein MYEILIVVYLLVAMSLIGLVLIQHGKGADMGAAFGAGASATVFGSSGTGNFLTKTTTLLATVFFVVSIILGNYTAGQTKKVDEWQDLSVPVTEQVEPVKQEPVSDIPVGN
- the tpiA gene encoding triose-phosphate isomerase, encoding MKVQHKLLVANWKMNGSAALVATMSDTLAVNSLTGVDVVICPPLTLLHSFAAKRNFKLGAQNVSQHQAGAYTGEISAAQLLEAEVSYVIIGHSERRELYSETDELIAAKVNTAVQAGLTPILCIGETIQQRQQEKTEQVLAQQLDAVYASQPELLAKSVIAYEPIWAIGTGESASPEQAQATHAFIRAHLAQLDSIAATEIKLLYGGSVNGENCSALFAQPDINGALVGGASLKAAEFAQICSSAQE